The genome window TGTTGATCTCGTTCACCCAACTCTTGTACGGCTCGCGAAGCGGACCGCTCGATCCCGTGCCGAGCAAGCCATCGATGACGAGCGACGCGGCGCGCAGCCCCGAGCGGAAAAATTCCGGCGACTGATCGCGGAGATAGCTGATGGAAGCGCCGAGTCCTTCCATGATGTCGAGCTGAACGCGGCACAACTCGTTGCAGTCTTTCTCTTTCGCCGCCATGTAGATGTCGGGTTCGAACCCAAGCTGCATCAGATGACGAGCGGCCACCAACGCATCGCCACCGTTGTTCCCCGGGCCCGCCACCACGGCGATGCGGATGGGATCGCCCTCGAGATCGTCGACGAAATCGCGCGCGAGATCGGCGACGGCACGGCCTGCCGATTCCATGAGGATCGCTTCGGGTATTCCGAGATCGTTGACCGTGCGCAGATCGGCGGCTCGCATTTCTGCGGCGGTGAGCGCGTTCATCGCGCAACCGCTTCAGACGATGCGGCGGGTTTGAGTTCGTCGCCTTCGAGTATGAGCACGGCGACAGCCGTCGTTTTCGAATGTGTGATGCTCAAATGCATTCCTCGGACGCCTCGCAAGGCGGGCAAAGCCGACGCGCGGCCCGTGAGTTCCATATACGGCTTGCCGCTGCGTTGGTGACGCACGCCCATCGAGCGCCACGGGATGGCGTGACCAAACGCCTTTCTGGTGGCTTCCTTTGCTGCGAACGCTCCGGCGAGCCGTTCAGCGTAGTGCCGGTGCTTCATCGCATGCGCCATCTCCGCCTCGGTGAACACCTTCTTCGCAAAGCGCGCAAGTTTCGTTTCATCGAACGCATAGCGCGCGACTTCAGCGACGTCGATTCCGATTCCGATGATCACAGCGTACAACTCCTCGCATCGCGCCGTGCCGAAGGACTGGCCCGGAAAGCGCCCGAAATGACGGCGCCATGGAGCGGCGAATCACGTTTCGCCGTCGCCGAAGGCGATTGGAGCGGCCGGCTTTGTGCGGCCGAATCGGTGTTGGAAAAGATAAGTCTGGTTCCGATCAATGGCGTGGGTGTGAGTTTCTGCGAACGGTTGGCGCCGTGCCTGGAGGAGCGATTCTTCCATAAGTTCGCAGTCGAAAAGCCGCTCACCCTCTCGCCCACACACGCCAATCTCACGCGCGGCCAATTCTTCCTCAACACCGTCTTCAACCGAATGCTCAGCGCGTATCCGGCGCGCGACGGGCTGCTGCTCGGCATCTTGGGCAGCGATCTCTACAAGACGTCGCATCCGTTCATCTTCGGAGACGCGAGCGACAGCGATCGCGTGGCGGTGGTATCCACGTTCCGGCTCAATCCCGAATTTTCCAAAGAGCCGCCGAACGACGACGTGCTCTTCCAGCGGACCCTCAAAGAGTGCGTCCATGCGTTGGGGCACGCGTTCGCGTTGAAACATTGCCACAACGCGCGCTGTGCGATGTACCTCAGCCACTCGGTGTTCGACATCGACGCCAAGCAGACTTATTTCTGCGACCTGTGCGACAAGCGCGCCCGCGCCAACCGCTAACTCCACTGGAGCATCCGTACTAGGGCAACCGTACTAGGGCAAGCATCGCTTGCCCAAAAAAAGGATGTTGGAGGGCAAGCATCGCTTGCCCATGGTTCTTATCGTGGTTGCGACAAACACCACCTGAGCGCGATCAGCGTTTTCGCATCGGGGATCTCGTCGCGCTGCACCATCGCCCAGGCCTCTTCCAACTTGAATTCGAGCGG of Candidatus Eremiobacteraceae bacterium contains these proteins:
- the acpS gene encoding holo-ACP synthase, which codes for MIIGIGIDVAEVARYAFDETKLARFAKKVFTEAEMAHAMKHRHYAERLAGAFAAKEATRKAFGHAIPWRSMGVRHQRSGKPYMELTGRASALPALRGVRGMHLSITHSKTTAVAVLILEGDELKPAASSEAVAR